The Longimicrobiales bacterium nucleotide sequence GGCAGGCTGCTGGCCGGGTCTCTCGCTCGGCCGCGAGCCACACTGCGCCTCTGCTCCTCTGCGCCTCTGCGTGAAACGAGGAAACGCCCACTGTGTTCCGCTGTGTCCGCTGTGACCTCCGTGTGAACCCGCCTGTCGCAGCCCGGACGATGAGAAGACGCCAGACCAACTCACTGGCCACGTGAAGCCGTCGGTCGCAGCTCCAGGACGTGGAAGTCGAGCGTGACATCGAGGGCCGGCAGGAGTGCGGCCTGGCGCCACGCGTCCTGCTCGAGGTGCCATGCGCTGGGCGTCATGCGCAGCAGGTCCAGCAGCTGAACGGTATCGAGCGCGCGATCGTAGCGCACGGTTCTGTCCTGGACCAGGTCGAACAGCGGGTGCATCGACGCCATGAGGCGCTGCTCCTTGTCGGGCGCGACGGCAAGGAGCGGAAGCCGGGCGCGGAGCTGGGCGAGGTGACCGGCGCCGGGAATGACGATCAGCAGCGTGCCCCGCGGGTGCAGGATGCGATGAAACTCCTGCGGGTTTCGGGGCGCGAAGATGTTGATGATCAGGTCGGCGGCGCGATCGACGACGGAGATCCTGTGCGCGATGTCGTTGCGGAAGAAAAGGCCGTTTCGCACGGTGCGCGCGGCGCGCCGCAGCGCAGCACTGGAAATGTCGGTACCGAGTAAGCAGAGCCGCGACGGAGACTGCGCGGCGTCTTGGGCGATCCGGCCGAGGTAGTAGCCCGTGCCGCAGCCGCAGTCGAGAACGACGGCCGTGTCGCGCGCCTCTCCGTCCGCAGACCGCAGGCGGACCGCATTCGCCAGGCACGTCGCAGCCAGCCCGCTCACGCACTCGGCCAGCGGATCGAACAGGCCGCTCTCCAGGACGCGCGTGCGTGCGGCAATCATCTCGCGCGTGTCCCCCGCGATGTTGTGCCGGCCGTGGCCCGGGGGAAGCAGGTCGACGTGACCCTCGCGCGCGATGTCGAAGGTGTGGCGACTGACACACCGGAGCGAGCCGCTGTCCACTCTCATGGGGGCGCCGCAGACGGGGCAGCGCAGCAGGGCTGCACAATCCTCGCTCGCCATTTGTTCTATCTTCACGACTGCGCAGGTGGAGGCATGTAAGCGAGGGCGCTACAGCCACTTCACTCCCGGCAGAGAATGTCGTTCCCGCGCGCATTCCTGGCCAGCCGATCCCGGCTGCACCCGCGCGCCCGCCCCACGCGCGCGCTGTTTCCTGCACACGAAATGATCATCCGCACACATTGATCCGGATCGATCCTTCCCTCTACATTCCGCCGATGGAAACCACGACCCGTGCCGGCCACATCGCCCTGGTCGGCAGGCCGAACGTAGGCAAGTCGACGCTGCTGAACGCCTTCGTCGGTGAGAAGCTGAGCATTGTCACGCCGCGCGCGCAGACGACGCGCGAGACCGTGACCGGCATTCTCACCACCGGGGATGCGCAACTCGTATTCGTCGATACGCCCGGGTTGCTGGAGCCGAGGTATGCGCTGCAGCGGGCGATGCGGACGTGGGCGCTGGAGGCGCTGGCGGATGCGGACGTCGTGCTGCTGCTGCTGGATGCAACGCGGCCGGACGAGCTGCCCGATGCGGAGGCGCTGGAGGCGCTGGGCGGGCGCCGGCACGCGCTCATCGTCGTGATCAACAAGACCGACGCTGCGTCCGACGACGATGTTGCCTCACTGGCCGCATGGAGCCGTGCGGAGCTGGACCTGGAGCCGCACCGCTTGTCGGCCGCGGGCGGGCAGGGGGTGGACGAGCTGCTGCGGGCGCTTACGGAACGGCTGCCGGCGAGTCCGTTCCTGTATCCCGAGGACGAGCTGGCGGTGCAGTCGGTCCGCTTCTTCGTCACGGAGCTGATCCGCGAGACGATCTTCGAGGAGTACGAGCAGGAGGTGCCGTACTCGACGGCCGTGCGCATCGAGGAGTACCGGGAGGCCTCGGATCCCGTCTACATCCGCGCGACCATCTACGTGGAGCGCGACAGCCAGAAGCAGATCCTGATCGGCCGGGGCGGCGAGCGGATCAAGCGACTCGGCGCGCAGGCGCGGCAGAAGATCGAGTCGTTCGTCGGCGAGCGGGTGTACCTGGATCTGTGGGTCAAGCCGCTGGCGAACTGGCGCAGGAAGGTCGGTACACTGCAGTATCTGGGGTATCCCGTTCCGCGCGACGACGCGGACGGTCACTGAATTCGTGGGGGCGAAGCACATGCTGGATCCGCAACTGCTCGAGATCCTGGTCTGCCCGAAGTGCAAGGGCGACCTCGAGTATCGTGCCGAGCAGAACGAGCTGGTCTGCCACACCTGCCGCCTCGTCTACGAGGTGCGCGACGACATCCCGATCATGCTGATCGACGAGGCGAAGCCGCTCGGCTGAACAGCCAGCCGTCCTTGCAATGTGGCTCGCCCTATCGGTCAGCGCGCATGGTGTGGGCGGGTGTGATCCTTGCCACCGGGGACGGAGCACACTGACGCCGGGGAGCTATCGTGCCACTCAATCCACAGCAGATCGTCGATTACCTCCGTAACGAGGCAGGGCGCCCGCTCAAGACCAAGGAGCTGGCGCGTGCACTCGAGGTGGAGCAGTCCGATTACGCAGAGTTCCGTGCGCTGCTGCATCGCATGGAGGACGAGGGGCTCCTCTACCGGGTGCAGCGCCAGCGCTACGCGGCACCCGCCCGGATCAACCTGGTGGTCGGCCGCTTCCGCAGTATCCGCAGCGGCGCAGGATTCGTCGAACCGGACGAGGGCGGCGACGACATCTTCATCCCTGCCGACGCGATCGAGTCTGCCGTAAACGGCGACAAAGTGGTCGCCCGGATCGAGCGCAGGCGGCGGCGCGAGCGGGTGGAAGGCACGATCATCCGTGTGCTCGAGCGGGCACGTGAACGCGTGGTCGGCGTCTTCCAGCCGGCCGGTCCCGAGGACCGTCCTGCACTGTTCGGCTTCGTCGTGCCAAACGACAAGAAGCTGACCCGGGACGTCTACATTGCGGCGGGCAGCACGCGCGACGCCCGGGCGGGCGATATCGTCGTCGTGTCGATCGCCGACTGGGGCACCTCGCATCGGGGTCCTGCGGGCGTGGTCGAGGAGGTGATCGGTCCCGCCGATGCGCCGGGCAATGATATCCTGGCGATCGTTCACGGGCACGAGCTGCCGCTCGAGTTCCCGGAAGAGGTCCTGGCCGAAGCGCGTGCGATCAGCAGACGCGGCATCCGTCCGGAGGACCTGGAGGGGCGCACCGACCTGCGCGACCGGGTCGTATTCACCATCGACCCCGCGGACGCACGCGACCACGATGATGCGCTGTCCATCATCGCCCACGAGGACGGGACACACGAGGTGGGCGTGCACATCGCGGATGTCTCGTTCTACGTGCGGCCCGGTTCGCCAATCGACATCGAGGCGCTCAATCGGGGGACGAGTGTCTACCTGGTCGATCGCGTGATCCCGATGCTGCCGCATGAGCTGTCGAGCGATCTCTGCTCGCTGCGGCCCGACGAGGACAGGCTGGCGATGTCGCTGTTGCTGCGCATCGACGCGGATGGCAGCGTCCGCAGCCACTCGCTCGTCCGGAGTGTGATCCGCAGCCGGCACAAGCTCTCGTACGACGAGGCGCAGGAGGTACTGAACGGCGCACGTTCCATCGGCCCGGAGACCGACGACGCGCTGCGTCGCCTGCACACGCTCAGCCTCACCCTGCGTGCTGCGCGCGAGGAGCGGGGCAGCATCGATTTCGACTTGCCGGAAGCGCGGGTCGTGCTCGAGGAGAGCGGCGAGCCGGCCGACATCCAGCGCGTGCTGCGGCTCGAGTCGCACCGGCTGATCGAGGATTACATGCTCCTGGCGAACGAGACGATCGCACGGGACGCAGCCCGCAGGAAACTGCCCATCCCGTACCGCATCCACGAGCCGCCGGACACCGCGCGCATCGAGCAGCTCCGCGATTTCATCGGCGGCTTCGGCCTGCGCCTGCAGGGAAGGGGGAGTCCCACGCCAAAGCAGCTGCAGGCCGTGATCGAGCAGGTGAAGGACAGGCCGGAGGAGAAGCTGCTCTCCACTGTGGTGCTGCGCTCCATGCGCCAGGCGCGCTACAGCGAGGAGAACCACGGCCACTTCGGACTGGCCGCGCCGCATTATGCACACTTCACGTCACCCATCCGGCGCTATCCCGACCTGCTCCTGCACCGGATCTGTGCGAGCCGGTTCCTGGGCGACGACGGAGGGTTGCTCACGGCAGACCAGATCGCACCGATCGCGAAGCTGAGCAGCGAGCGCGAGCGCATCGCGGAGGCGGCCGAGCGCGACAGTGTGGAGCTGAAGAAGGTGCAGTACATGGAGCGGCACCTGGGCGACGAGTTCTCCGGTACGATCAGCGACGTGCGTGCATTCGGCTTCTTTGTGCTGCTCGACGACGTGTTCGTCGACGGCCTCGTGCACGTCAGCAGCATGGAGGACGACTACTATGCCTTCCATGAGGACGCATACGCGCTGGTCGGTCAGAACACGGGACGCACGTTTCGCCTCGGTGACCGGGTTCGCGTGCAGGTAGCGAGCGTGGACCGCGAGGCACGTCGCATCGACTTCATCGTGCTCGAGCGCGAGGGCGCGCCGGTGGGCGCGCGCACCGGCCGCGCTCGCACGGGAAGCCGCAGCAGCAGTGCCCGCAACGACCGCCCGCGCACGGGGCCGAAGGGCGGGGGCGGCAGGCGCGGTCCAGCCGGCGCGGGAGGCCGCCGCGGCGGTGGACGCGGTCGCCGGAAATGACCGCCGCGCGGCGCGCCGGATTCACCGCCGCCGGCCCGTCGCAGTGTTTGACACGGTTCAGTGTCGAAACTAGCTTGCCGCGGCTCCGACCACGGTGGATTTGCCTCTCTTCCAGGCTGAATTGAGCTCGCGAAAGGTCCTCGTCTATCACTCGCCGCGACGGCATGCGGCGCCTCCGGCGGCCACCGAGTTCGCGCGGGCGCAGGACCTCGATCTGCTCGAGATCCCTGACGGCGCTGACGTGATTGCCCTGGTCAATCGTGCGTTTCCGGTCGGCATCCTGATGGACGGCGACGCGGAAGTCGACTCCATCCGCCTCTGCCGGCTCCTCAAGGCGGATACCTTCAGCGCCATCGTACCCGTCGTGATGATCGTGCCTTCGACGCAGCGCGAGCGCGTCTGGGAGGCGTTCGAGGCGGGGGCGGACGAGGTGCTGACCGATACGATGGATATGCAGGAGAAGCTGCTTCGCCTGCGCATGATGCTGCACCGGGCACACCGCGACGTCAGTGTGCACCCCGGGACGAGGCTGCCCGGCACCGCACAGATCGAGCGCGACATCGCGGAGCGGATGCGCAGCGGCCAGAAGTTCGCCGTCTGCTACGCGGACCTCGATCATTTCAAGGAGTACAACGACCGGTACGGCTACAACGAGGGCGACCGCGTCATCCGCATGCTCGCACGCATCCTGCGCGACATCGTGAAGGCGTACGAGCCGGACGGCTTCATCGGCCACATCGGTGGCGACGACTTCATCTTCAACGTCTCACTGAAGAAGATGAAGGTGTGCTGCGAGGAAGTGATCAGCCTGTTCGACGAGCTGATCCCGTACCAGTACACCGAGGCAGACCGTGAGGCCGGGTACTTTCTCGGACGCGACCGGCGTGGCAACATACTCTGGGTTCCGCTGATGACCCTGTCGATCGGTGTCGTGACGAACGAGATTCGCACGTTCACGCACACGGCACGGGTCAGCGAGCTCGCGACCGAGATGAAGACGTTCGCCAAGAAGCAGTCGGGCTCGATCTATGCCGTGGACCGCCGCTCGGATTCGGACACTCCCGGCCAGTTCGGCCGTGCCGGCGAAGCCAGGGATGAGCTGGAGGCAACGACGGACTCATGAACATCCGCTGTCCACACTGTCAGACGCTCTTTCGCGTGGACCCCGCCCGGGTCCCGCCGCGCGGCATCCGCGCGCGCTGCGCACGCTGCGGCGGCACCTTCCAGATCGCCGGGACGTCCCCGCCGGACGCCACGGCCGGCGCGGCAGCAACCGAGCCGGGTGCGTCCCGGAGCGGCGAGCCGCACGGGCCATACGGCGGCGAACCCGCGCCCCAGGCGGGCCGGCCCGCGAGTCCGGGTGCGACGGGCGGACCCGCCTCGCAGGCGGGCAGCGCCGCGCTTGCGGGCCAGCCGTCGAATCCCGCGCAGTCAGCGCCGGACGCCCGGCAGGGCGGGGAGTCCGGCGCTCGCACGCCCGGTGCTCCAGTCAATGCCGGCGCGGGCGCGCCGGCGCAGCCGGCCAGCGGGTCGCAGCGCCCCGTGTTCGGGTCCCGTGATCCGAATGCACGGGCGCAGCGGATCGCCCGCGCGCTGGTGAGCGACATCGTG carries:
- a CDS encoding methyltransferase domain-containing protein encodes the protein MASEDCAALLRCPVCGAPMRVDSGSLRCVSRHTFDIAREGHVDLLPPGHGRHNIAGDTREMIAARTRVLESGLFDPLAECVSGLAATCLANAVRLRSADGEARDTAVVLDCGCGTGYYLGRIAQDAAQSPSRLCLLGTDISSAALRRAARTVRNGLFFRNDIAHRISVVDRAADLIINIFAPRNPQEFHRILHPRGTLLIVIPGAGHLAQLRARLPLLAVAPDKEQRLMASMHPLFDLVQDRTVRYDRALDTVQLLDLLRMTPSAWHLEQDAWRQAALLPALDVTLDFHVLELRPTASRGQ
- the era gene encoding GTPase Era, which gives rise to METTTRAGHIALVGRPNVGKSTLLNAFVGEKLSIVTPRAQTTRETVTGILTTGDAQLVFVDTPGLLEPRYALQRAMRTWALEALADADVVLLLLDATRPDELPDAEALEALGGRRHALIVVINKTDAASDDDVASLAAWSRAELDLEPHRLSAAGGQGVDELLRALTERLPASPFLYPEDELAVQSVRFFVTELIRETIFEEYEQEVPYSTAVRIEEYREASDPVYIRATIYVERDSQKQILIGRGGERIKRLGAQARQKIESFVGERVYLDLWVKPLANWRRKVGTLQYLGYPVPRDDADGH
- a CDS encoding Trm112 family protein codes for the protein MLDPQLLEILVCPKCKGDLEYRAEQNELVCHTCRLVYEVRDDIPIMLIDEAKPLG
- the rnr gene encoding ribonuclease R, which translates into the protein MPLNPQQIVDYLRNEAGRPLKTKELARALEVEQSDYAEFRALLHRMEDEGLLYRVQRQRYAAPARINLVVGRFRSIRSGAGFVEPDEGGDDIFIPADAIESAVNGDKVVARIERRRRRERVEGTIIRVLERARERVVGVFQPAGPEDRPALFGFVVPNDKKLTRDVYIAAGSTRDARAGDIVVVSIADWGTSHRGPAGVVEEVIGPADAPGNDILAIVHGHELPLEFPEEVLAEARAISRRGIRPEDLEGRTDLRDRVVFTIDPADARDHDDALSIIAHEDGTHEVGVHIADVSFYVRPGSPIDIEALNRGTSVYLVDRVIPMLPHELSSDLCSLRPDEDRLAMSLLLRIDADGSVRSHSLVRSVIRSRHKLSYDEAQEVLNGARSIGPETDDALRRLHTLSLTLRAAREERGSIDFDLPEARVVLEESGEPADIQRVLRLESHRLIEDYMLLANETIARDAARRKLPIPYRIHEPPDTARIEQLRDFIGGFGLRLQGRGSPTPKQLQAVIEQVKDRPEEKLLSTVVLRSMRQARYSEENHGHFGLAAPHYAHFTSPIRRYPDLLLHRICASRFLGDDGGLLTADQIAPIAKLSSERERIAEAAERDSVELKKVQYMERHLGDEFSGTISDVRAFGFFVLLDDVFVDGLVHVSSMEDDYYAFHEDAYALVGQNTGRTFRLGDRVRVQVASVDREARRIDFIVLEREGAPVGARTGRARTGSRSSSARNDRPRTGPKGGGGRRGPAGAGGRRGGGRGRRK
- a CDS encoding diguanylate cyclase, which gives rise to MSSRKVLVYHSPRRHAAPPAATEFARAQDLDLLEIPDGADVIALVNRAFPVGILMDGDAEVDSIRLCRLLKADTFSAIVPVVMIVPSTQRERVWEAFEAGADEVLTDTMDMQEKLLRLRMMLHRAHRDVSVHPGTRLPGTAQIERDIAERMRSGQKFAVCYADLDHFKEYNDRYGYNEGDRVIRMLARILRDIVKAYEPDGFIGHIGGDDFIFNVSLKKMKVCCEEVISLFDELIPYQYTEADREAGYFLGRDRRGNILWVPLMTLSIGVVTNEIRTFTHTARVSELATEMKTFAKKQSGSIYAVDRRSDSDTPGQFGRAGEARDELEATTDS
- a CDS encoding zinc-ribbon domain-containing protein yields the protein MNIRCPHCQTLFRVDPARVPPRGIRARCARCGGTFQIAGTSPPDATAGAAATEPGASRSGEPHGPYGGEPAPQAGRPASPGATGGPASQAGSAALAGQPSNPAQSAPDARQGGESGARTPGAPVNAGAGAPAQPASGSQRPVFGSRDPNARAQRIARALVSDIVAYHPDRRDQAIEAGTLRSEFRDEIMKSWDEYVAQVGQETAKSTPFFRQALNDILARGQAVF